Part of the Deinococcus misasensis DSM 22328 genome is shown below.
AAAGTGCAAAGATCTCGTAAATATTTCTTTGCACTTACAAATGAGATAATCATGTCAAAACAGGATTTGCAAGATTTTTTTGTTGCTTTTCAAGTAACGGGCAAACAAATCAAAATCAGGTTGGCACTTGAACAGAGCATTTGTTAGAATCATCTGTCTGCCTGTGAGGTAGGGGGCAAACCATGAAAAAAATCGCTCTGAGTGTGATGCTTGTTCTCGGTCTGGCAACAGCCGCCAACTCCACCGACAAAATGTCGCAAGTTGACGATGGCGGCAACGGTGGAAAAACCCTGCACATTGCCGTGGTCGGTCCATATAGCAAAAATGATCCTGTGGCCGAACAAATCCGCATGGCCACCGAACTGGCCCTGGAAGAGGCCAAAGAATACATCAGTGTGCACTTTGGATGGCACCTCGACACCGTCACCATTGATGATGAAGACAACATTGGCAGCGTGGGCAAAGTCATGCGTCAACTGAACAATGATCCCCGTCTGGTGGGTGTGATCAGTGCCTCCGACTCGGACATCACCATGGCTCTGGTGGAACAGCTCTCCAAAGAGAAAATTCCGGTGATCTCACCCACCGCCACCGCCAACAAACTGACGGACCGGGGCTTCTTGAACTTCAACCGCCTCACCCCCAGAGAATCCACCCAGGGCGTGGCCGTCTCCGATTTCATGCAGAAATCCCTGTCGGTCAAGAAAGTCTACGTGATCAGCGACAAAACCAGCTCTGGCGATGACCTTGCCAATGCGGTGCGCAACCACCTGACCCAGGACAAAGTGGATGTGGTCAGCTTCGATGGTGTCCCTGACAAGACTTTCTTTGCACCCACATTGATCAAAATCAAGAACTACAAACCCGATGCCATCTTTTTCGGCGGAGGTGCAGAAGTCGGTGGCGAACTGCTCAAAGCCATCCGTGATGCAGACATCAACACCCCCTTCGTGGGCGGCGCGGGCCTCGATACCCCGGTGTTCACCAAACTGGCAGGCAAAGCCGCTGTGGGCAGTTACTTCAGCACGGTGGTCGGACCCATCGAAGGTTACGCCTACGCAGACGACTTCATCAAGAACTTCAAACGCACCTACAAAAAAGAACCCACCGGTTGGGCCATTCTGGCTTACGATTCCGCCAAAGTCATGATCAAAGGGATTGCCAAAGCTGCAGTGACCCGCGACACCGACCTCGGAAAAATACCCGGTCCCAACGCCATCATGGACGGCATCCGCAGCCTGAGTGCACAGGATCTGGCCACCGGAGACGTGCGCTTCAACAAAAACGGGGACCGCTCTGGCACCACCCTGTTCATCATGAAAGTGGGCAACAACCTGGACGCCACCATGATTCGCAAAATCGGTGCTGAGCAGTAAATTCTTTCTGCACCATCAAAAAAACCGGCCTTTTGGGCCGGTTCTTGTTTGGACATGGAATGCTCAGGCGTGTTGTTCTGACTGTCTGGCCTGAATGATTTTGGCTTGCAGGTGTTGAGGCACCTCCTGATGGCTGTTGAATTTCAGGGAGTAAGCACCACGGCCACCGGTGATGGAACGCAGTTGTGCACTGTACTCCTGCAATTCCACTTCGGGAACCAGAGCGCGCACCACCGTCAGACTGCCGTCGGTGTCCATGCCCAGAATCTGGGCGCGTTTGCCTTGCAGATCCGAAAGCACATCGCCCATGCTGCTTTCCGGAATGTAGACGTTCAGTTGCAAGATGGGTTCCAGCAAGGTGGGATGGGCTCTGGACATGGCTTCACGGAAGGCCAGACCCGCAGCCATTTTGAAGGCGATGTCCGAAGAATCCACTTCGTGATAAGAGCCGTCGTAGACCACCACTTTGATGTTCTGCACCGGATACCCAGAGAGGGCACCTTTGGAGAGGCTTTCTTCCACGCCTTTCTGGACGCTCGGGACGTACTTGCTGGGAATCACCCCGCCCACAATTTCTGAAGCAAACTCAAAGTTTTCACTGCTGGGTTCGATGCGCAGCCAACAGTCTCCGTATTGACCGTGCCCACCGGTTTGTTTTTTGTATTTGCCTTGCGATTTCGCCACCGCTTTGACCGTTTCGCGGTAGGCAATTTTGGGTTTGCTGGTGGTGACGTTCACGCCCAGCAAGGCCAGTTCTTCGATGGCCAGATTCAGGTGCATGTCCCCGAGGCCCGAGAGCACCATT
Proteins encoded:
- a CDS encoding branched-chain amino acid ABC transporter substrate-binding protein, which encodes MKKIALSVMLVLGLATAANSTDKMSQVDDGGNGGKTLHIAVVGPYSKNDPVAEQIRMATELALEEAKEYISVHFGWHLDTVTIDDEDNIGSVGKVMRQLNNDPRLVGVISASDSDITMALVEQLSKEKIPVISPTATANKLTDRGFLNFNRLTPRESTQGVAVSDFMQKSLSVKKVYVISDKTSSGDDLANAVRNHLTQDKVDVVSFDGVPDKTFFAPTLIKIKNYKPDAIFFGGGAEVGGELLKAIRDADINTPFVGGAGLDTPVFTKLAGKAAVGSYFSTVVGPIEGYAYADDFIKNFKRTYKKEPTGWAILAYDSAKVMIKGIAKAAVTRDTDLGKIPGPNAIMDGIRSLSAQDLATGDVRFNKNGDRSGTTLFIMKVGNNLDATMIRKIGAEQ